A single Hyphomicrobiales bacterium DNA region contains:
- the yidC gene encoding membrane protein insertase YidC: MQDNKNFIIAIVLSMMVLLGWQVFVVGPQEEQRRVLAEEQQALEQQAAANGTAQTPSVPAAPGSNTSATNAQVPASGVVPAAPGSAVTPAAGGDAALTLEAALKSDKRIAIETKSLSGSINLVGGRIDDLLLKDYNEENVDDSPLVRLFHPVGSENAYYAETGLVAAAGGPALPNSETVWNVSGNKELGVGKPVVLTWDNGAGLTFERTYDLDENYMFTLTDKVKNSGSELATLYPYGFVSRRGEPSTTGIWILHEGLIGFFGKDIGLEEIDYDDLEDDNNVQEVEKTSSGWLGITDKYWAATLIPPQQTPFKGRFAHKPGTLPSYQADFLSDPITVAAGGEASATTRLFAGAKQTTLIDEYQEKLEVENFELMIDWGWFYFLTKPLFYLLHWLFGVFGNFGVAILGVTVIVKILFFWFANRSYVSMSKMKLLQPKMKEIQERNKDDKQRQQQEVMKLYKEEKVNPLAGCWPVLIQIPVFFSLYKVLFVTIEMRHAPFFGWIQDLAAPDPTTIFNLFGILPFSLPEWMPLIGIWPIIMGITMFVQMKLNPSPPDPTQQMIFNWMPVVFTVMLATFPAGLVIYWAWNNFLSVMQQYVIMTRQGVKVDILGNVLDTFRKNKKSKQLEKTD, encoded by the coding sequence ATGCAGGATAATAAGAATTTCATTATAGCTATTGTGCTTTCCATGATGGTTTTGTTGGGGTGGCAAGTTTTCGTTGTTGGTCCGCAGGAAGAGCAACGCCGCGTATTAGCTGAAGAGCAGCAAGCGCTTGAACAACAAGCAGCAGCAAATGGAACGGCACAAACGCCGTCAGTCCCGGCAGCACCTGGGTCGAACACGTCCGCGACAAACGCACAAGTGCCTGCAAGTGGTGTTGTTCCAGCAGCACCTGGCTCCGCAGTGACTCCTGCAGCAGGCGGTGACGCAGCGCTAACGCTGGAAGCAGCTCTTAAGAGCGATAAGCGGATTGCGATTGAAACAAAAAGCCTCAGCGGGTCAATCAATTTGGTTGGCGGTCGCATCGATGACCTTTTGCTCAAAGATTATAACGAAGAAAATGTCGACGATTCTCCTTTGGTGCGTTTGTTCCACCCAGTCGGTAGCGAAAACGCTTATTACGCTGAAACTGGTTTGGTTGCAGCAGCCGGTGGTCCCGCCTTACCAAACAGCGAGACTGTATGGAACGTTTCAGGCAATAAAGAGCTTGGCGTCGGCAAGCCTGTTGTTCTCACATGGGATAATGGCGCAGGCCTTACCTTTGAGCGGACTTACGATCTTGATGAAAACTATATGTTCACGCTTACGGACAAAGTGAAAAACAGCGGCAGCGAGCTTGCAACACTTTATCCTTACGGTTTTGTATCGCGTCGCGGTGAGCCAAGCACTACAGGTATCTGGATTTTGCATGAAGGCTTGATCGGCTTTTTCGGCAAGGACATTGGTCTTGAAGAAATTGATTATGACGACCTTGAAGACGACAACAATGTGCAAGAGGTCGAGAAAACAAGTTCTGGCTGGCTTGGTATCACAGATAAATATTGGGCTGCCACGCTAATCCCACCACAACAAACACCGTTTAAAGGCCGCTTTGCTCATAAGCCGGGTACACTCCCTTCTTACCAAGCAGATTTCTTGTCTGACCCGATTACGGTTGCAGCAGGTGGTGAAGCCAGTGCGACGACACGTTTGTTTGCTGGTGCAAAACAGACAACGTTGATTGATGAGTACCAAGAAAAATTGGAAGTTGAAAACTTCGAGCTGATGATTGACTGGGGTTGGTTCTACTTCCTCACTAAGCCGTTGTTTTATCTTCTCCACTGGTTGTTTGGTGTGTTTGGAAACTTCGGTGTTGCGATTTTGGGCGTGACAGTGATCGTCAAAATCCTCTTCTTCTGGTTTGCCAACCGTTCTTACGTCTCAATGAGTAAGATGAAATTGTTGCAGCCGAAGATGAAGGAAATTCAAGAACGCAACAAAGATGATAAGCAACGTCAGCAACAAGAGGTGATGAAGCTTTACAAGGAAGAGAAGGTGAATCCGCTTGCTGGTTGTTGGCCAGTTCTCATTCAAATTCCGGTCTTCTTCTCGCTCTATAAGGTGTTGTTTGTCACCATCGAGATGCGTCACGCGCCATTCTTTGGTTGGATACAAGATTTGGCGGCACCTGACCCAACCACGATCTTCAACTTGTTCGGGATATTGCCGTTCAGCTTGCCAGAGTGGATGCCGCTAATTGGCATTTGGCCGATCATTATGGGCATCACAATGTTTGTTCAAATGAAGCTAAACCCGTCACCACCAGACCCAACGCAGCAGATGATTTTCAACTGGATGCCTGTGGTTTTCACCGTGATGCTTGCAACATTCCCTGCGGGTCTCGTGATCTACTGGGCATGGAACAACTTTTTGTCGGTCATGCAGCAATATGTCATCATGACACGCCAAGGCGTGAAAGTGGATATTCTTGGCAATGTGCTGGATACGTTTAGAAAGAACAAGAAATCTAAACAGCTTGAAAAAACGGATTAG
- the yihA gene encoding ribosome biogenesis GTP-binding protein YihA/YsxC, which translates to MSNDEELQKAALEKGRLFFARQWTFLLSVADLHGLPEFDGLEIAFAGRSNVGKSSLINALTGTKGLARTSNTPGRTQFLNYFLPDEVEKAELAIVDMPGYGYAKAPKPLVEQWTDLIMRYLRGRTNLRRVYVLIDSRHGMKKNDIEVLDMLDRTAVSYQVVLTKVDKIKVPAVKRVTDEVYAALKSRPAAHPEVIATSSEKGEGVAELRAVITALTDR; encoded by the coding sequence ATGAGTAATGACGAAGAACTTCAAAAGGCGGCACTGGAAAAGGGCCGCCTTTTCTTTGCAAGACAGTGGACCTTTTTATTAAGTGTCGCGGATCTGCATGGCTTGCCAGAATTTGACGGTCTGGAAATCGCCTTTGCAGGGCGCTCCAATGTGGGCAAATCATCACTGATCAACGCGCTTACAGGCACCAAGGGTTTAGCGCGCACATCCAACACGCCGGGTCGGACGCAGTTCTTGAACTACTTCCTACCTGACGAAGTTGAAAAGGCTGAACTCGCCATCGTGGATATGCCAGGATACGGCTACGCCAAAGCACCTAAGCCGCTGGTTGAGCAATGGACTGATTTGATCATGCGTTACTTGCGCGGGCGTACGAACTTGCGCCGTGTTTATGTGTTGATTGATAGTCGGCACGGCATGAAGAAGAATGACATCGAAGTTCTCGATATGCTGGACCGCACCGCCGTGTCTTATCAGGTTGTTTTGACCAAGGTGGATAAGATCAAAGTGCCAGCGGTAAAACGCGTAACGGATGAAGTCTACGCGGCGCTTAAATCACGGCCAGCTGCTCACCCTGAGGTGATTGCCACATCGAGTGAAAAAGGCGAAGGCGTTGCAGAGCTTCGCGCTGTGATTACCGCTTTGACGGACCGCTAA
- a CDS encoding sterol desaturase family protein translates to MALLEIWLPRRARSKIDDKPVKAGRWLSHGALTIVNSVTLRLIFPAAAVGTAVYAEANGWGLFNLFDAPLIVAFAVSFLVLDFSVWLEHWASHKLPILWRIHKMHHADVDLDVTTALRFHPLEIILSMVWKAAIVVALGAPAFTVLLFEVVLNGMAMFNHSNVKLPLALDRIVRPFFVTPDMHRIHHSVHAIETDSNYGFNFAFWDRIFKTYTVDPKDGHENMTIGLNEHQNRKPVNLLWNLVLPFLKIRKN, encoded by the coding sequence ATGGCGCTATTGGAAATCTGGCTACCACGGCGCGCACGAAGCAAAATTGACGACAAGCCAGTAAAAGCTGGACGCTGGCTTTCTCATGGCGCGCTCACAATCGTCAACAGCGTGACGTTGCGGTTGATTTTTCCAGCCGCCGCCGTCGGCACCGCGGTTTATGCTGAAGCTAATGGGTGGGGGTTATTCAATCTATTTGATGCGCCCCTTATTGTGGCCTTTGCCGTTTCATTTTTGGTTTTAGATTTTTCTGTTTGGCTAGAACACTGGGCAAGCCATAAGCTGCCGATTTTATGGCGCATCCACAAAATGCACCATGCGGATGTTGATTTAGATGTAACGACCGCTTTGCGGTTTCATCCGTTGGAAATTATCCTGTCTATGGTTTGGAAAGCCGCCATTGTGGTCGCCCTCGGTGCGCCAGCCTTTACGGTGCTCTTGTTTGAAGTTGTTTTGAATGGCATGGCCATGTTCAACCATTCTAATGTCAAACTGCCGCTGGCGCTTGATCGGATCGTGCGACCATTCTTTGTCACACCCGATATGCACCGCATCCACCATTCAGTTCATGCAATTGAGACTGATAGCAATTACGGGTTCAATTTCGCGTTTTGGGATCGGATTTTCAAAACCTACACGGTCGATCCTAAAGACGGGCATGAAAACATGACAATCGGCTTGAACGAGCATCAAAATCGAAAGCCGGTCAACCTGCTTTGGAATTTGGTTCTACCGTTTTTGAAAATTAGAAAAAATTAA
- a CDS encoding glycosyltransferase produces the protein MNTHIPPEPTEKSGTDQVVSADLFLTETAALVTPLEKQIQHTLNTDNSSQDVFVRELEDDIAFLVHHGFDFNTLWAIQLAAKQHAVEAHQELIASGFVTEEVYYRLLAHHLGLPFLQSINPALVEIDHTDRHIISTLRENPRLLLHPASGTSKLVIAPKRREARDLFIRLTNAPELRERFFIASPRIIKGALLNHLKAPLEQHASSTMRKFMPQFSAFEVNRSIILWFCIISLIGLLSLIFFGQHIVVVSAGLILSLLFFSAVCIRLLAALDLHHNKAQIPIPSRSADEQLPIYTILVALYKEDNIVPDLIAALNDIDWPRAKLDIKLIIEEDDLLTRQALEQATANNSIFNILVVPAGSTKTKPRALNYALTVAQGEFVVIYDAEDRPDPQQLRAAYHRFLHADISTACIQAPLVIDNANRRWLSTMFEIEYASLFDGLLPALSSWRAPIMLGGTSNHFRTDILRAVGAWDPHNVTEDADLGIRLKRFGHNIEMIDVPTYEEAPEQFGIWLKQRTRWFKGWMQTSIVHLRNPTRTLNELGFGRFLSLHLYSSLLLISALGHPFFITYLLYQFSAGILGRPHDVFFLLTANLIFAYLVHMLLAYRALAYRGKQKLFIYSLTLPLYWPLLSLAAWRALFQLYSAPHFWEKTPHGTVNRQSPPWQKQNLENVSGPSKR, from the coding sequence TTGAATACTCACATTCCGCCTGAGCCGACTGAAAAATCGGGGACGGATCAAGTTGTTTCTGCTGACTTATTCTTAACCGAAACTGCCGCCTTAGTCACGCCACTTGAAAAGCAAATTCAACACACGCTTAACACAGATAATTCTTCGCAAGATGTGTTTGTACGCGAACTCGAAGACGATATCGCGTTTTTGGTCCATCATGGATTTGACTTCAACACTCTTTGGGCCATCCAACTAGCTGCAAAGCAACATGCGGTTGAAGCCCACCAAGAACTCATCGCCAGCGGGTTTGTTACCGAAGAGGTTTATTATCGTCTTCTCGCCCATCATTTGGGATTGCCATTTCTTCAAAGCATCAATCCAGCATTGGTTGAGATTGACCACACTGATCGCCACATCATTTCCACACTTCGAGAAAACCCACGGCTTTTACTTCACCCAGCCTCTGGCACATCAAAGTTAGTGATTGCACCAAAGCGACGCGAGGCGCGTGACCTATTTATCCGGCTAACGAATGCACCTGAATTGCGAGAACGGTTTTTCATTGCAAGCCCTCGCATTATTAAAGGGGCCCTACTCAACCACCTTAAGGCGCCATTAGAACAACACGCCTCATCAACGATGCGAAAGTTCATGCCGCAATTTTCCGCTTTTGAAGTCAACAGAAGTATTATTTTGTGGTTTTGCATAATCAGCCTGATCGGCCTTTTATCATTGATATTTTTTGGCCAACACATCGTTGTTGTTTCTGCCGGCCTTATACTCAGCTTGCTATTTTTCAGTGCTGTATGCATCCGACTACTCGCCGCCTTAGATCTGCATCACAATAAGGCGCAAATTCCAATTCCATCCCGCTCAGCAGATGAACAATTACCGATTTATACAATTTTGGTTGCCCTTTACAAAGAAGACAACATTGTCCCTGACCTCATTGCTGCTTTGAATGACATAGATTGGCCACGGGCCAAATTAGACATCAAACTGATTATTGAAGAGGACGACCTCCTCACACGCCAAGCACTGGAACAGGCGACAGCTAATAATTCTATTTTCAACATTCTAGTCGTGCCTGCTGGTTCCACGAAAACCAAGCCCCGTGCGCTCAATTATGCACTTACTGTCGCACAAGGCGAATTCGTGGTGATCTATGATGCAGAAGACCGACCAGACCCACAACAATTGCGCGCGGCCTATCATCGTTTCTTACATGCAGACATTTCAACCGCCTGTATTCAAGCACCGCTTGTCATCGACAATGCAAATCGGCGCTGGCTTTCTACTATGTTTGAAATTGAGTATGCGAGCTTGTTTGATGGGCTACTCCCTGCTCTTTCAAGCTGGCGCGCTCCTATTATGTTGGGCGGCACATCAAATCATTTTCGCACTGATATTTTGCGGGCCGTCGGTGCGTGGGACCCGCACAATGTAACAGAAGATGCAGACCTTGGTATCCGGCTTAAACGGTTCGGCCATAACATTGAGATGATTGATGTCCCAACATATGAGGAAGCCCCAGAACAATTTGGCATATGGCTAAAACAACGAACTCGCTGGTTTAAAGGCTGGATGCAAACAAGCATTGTGCATTTGAGAAACCCTACACGAACTTTGAATGAGCTTGGTTTTGGCCGCTTTTTAAGCCTACACCTTTATTCATCTCTCTTGCTCATTTCTGCGCTTGGGCACCCATTCTTCATAACCTATTTATTGTATCAGTTTTCTGCTGGCATTTTGGGTCGGCCACATGATGTTTTCTTTCTTCTAACAGCCAACCTTATCTTTGCTTATTTAGTGCATATGCTTCTCGCCTATCGGGCATTAGCCTATCGCGGGAAACAGAAACTCTTCATCTACAGCCTGACATTGCCGCTTTACTGGCCGCTCTTATCGCTTGCTGCATGGCGGGCGCTATTTCAGCTTTATTCCGCACCGCACTTTTGGGAGAAAACACCCCACGGCACGGTGAATCGGCAATCGCCACCTTGGCAAAAACAGAACTTGGAAAACGTTAGCGGTCCGTCAAAGCGGTAA
- the rpmH gene encoding 50S ribosomal protein L34 encodes MKRTFQPSNLVRKRRHGFRARKATVGGRAILAARRAKGRKKLSA; translated from the coding sequence ATGAAACGTACATTTCAACCAAGTAATCTCGTTCGTAAACGCCGTCACGGTTTTCGTGCGCGCAAAGCAACCGTCGGTGGACGTGCTATTCTTGCTGCCCGCCGTGCAAAAGGCCGCAAAAAGCTATCAGCTTAA
- the rnpA gene encoding ribonuclease P protein component, with protein MKKRAAFLNAAKGVFMPRKSFVMQRNEQSDASDETDSSLLDPRVGFTVTKKVGNAVIRNRVRRRMREAVRVTSSELFQNGHDYVLVGRKEALSVEFNTLCADIESTLKRLARGEGKPARPYKSRTARSHQKQTTSDTDRTTRAHAG; from the coding sequence ATGAAGAAGAGAGCCGCATTTCTTAATGCGGCTAAAGGCGTTTTTATGCCGAGAAAATCTTTCGTTATGCAGCGTAATGAGCAGAGTGATGCATCCGATGAAACGGATAGCTCTTTGCTTGATCCAAGAGTTGGATTTACGGTGACTAAGAAAGTGGGCAATGCCGTTATTCGCAACCGTGTGCGACGAAGAATGCGCGAAGCAGTGCGGGTGACAAGTTCGGAATTATTCCAAAACGGCCACGACTATGTGCTGGTTGGACGCAAAGAAGCTTTGAGCGTTGAGTTCAATACCCTTTGCGCTGACATTGAAAGCACGCTAAAGAGACTGGCGCGCGGCGAAGGTAAGCCCGCACGCCCCTATAAATCACGCACCGCACGGTCGCATCAAAAGCAAACGACCAGCGATACTGACAGGACGACACGCGCTCATGCAGGATAA
- a CDS encoding tellurite resistance TerB family protein: protein MSSQISHFEALIYVMVTMSAVDQSMDEAELLRIGDMVKILPVFRDFNPDDLVDVATVCGDKLREDDGLADVLTIVAESLPLHLYDTAYALAVEVAAADLHIEQEELRFLQMLRDRLDLDKLSVAAIEYGARVRHRLA from the coding sequence ATGAGCAGCCAAATTTCCCATTTTGAAGCCCTGATCTATGTCATGGTAACAATGTCCGCAGTCGATCAAAGCATGGATGAAGCCGAGCTTCTACGCATCGGCGACATGGTGAAAATCTTACCGGTCTTCCGCGATTTCAACCCTGACGATCTGGTTGACGTGGCAACTGTTTGTGGTGACAAGCTGCGCGAAGATGATGGCCTTGCTGACGTTTTGACCATCGTCGCCGAAAGCTTGCCTCTCCACCTATACGACACAGCCTATGCATTGGCTGTTGAAGTGGCGGCGGCTGATTTGCACATTGAACAGGAAGAACTTCGCTTCTTGCAAATGCTTCGCGATCGTTTGGACCTTGATAAACTCTCTGTTGCAGCTATCGAATATGGCGCCCGTGTTCGCCACCGCTTAGCTTAA
- a CDS encoding NIPSNAP family protein: MLIDMRSYTCKPGMLQKHIELYKEFGKAPQSRALGQPVAWMTTETGNINQFVHLWAYKDAADRAEKRAVMEADPEWQDYKRRSAELGALVHQENRLMKQCDFFPLLTKSA; this comes from the coding sequence ATGCTGATTGATATGCGCTCATACACCTGTAAGCCTGGCATGTTGCAAAAACATATTGAGCTTTACAAAGAGTTTGGCAAAGCACCACAAAGCCGCGCTCTTGGCCAGCCTGTTGCTTGGATGACGACTGAAACAGGTAACATCAATCAGTTTGTGCACCTTTGGGCCTATAAAGATGCAGCAGATCGCGCGGAAAAGCGTGCTGTAATGGAAGCAGATCCAGAATGGCAAGATTATAAACGTCGTAGTGCAGAGCTTGGCGCCCTCGTTCATCAGGAAAATCGTCTCATGAAACAGTGTGACTTTTTTCCGCTCTTAACAAAAAGCGCTTAA
- a CDS encoding transporter substrate-binding domain-containing protein: MTRLSYDTIWNCNRLFAGQLLLIFKLIFLFCAIFYGSISNAQENRVEVPKFINPNATASSVKTTTVRSIRFLTTSDFPPFNFIDPSGNLDGFNIGLAREICLEIKARCTMQALPWDDLQKALKRGQGDAIVAGLALTDSTIRELAFTKTYLRFPARFFSNAAFAETFGDFKTPKGLKIGVEKDTAHQAFLERFFPDNELLPFDSQDELRAGILKGLVQIGFADGVQTSFWLQSASAKDCCTFVGGPYINTDYFGSGLSMAVPIGRQDLKDTLNDALIRLMRKGKYSEIYLKYFPVNFF, encoded by the coding sequence ATGACCAGACTATCGTATGACACAATTTGGAATTGCAATAGGTTGTTTGCTGGTCAATTATTATTGATCTTCAAGTTAATTTTTTTATTTTGTGCAATATTTTACGGATCAATTTCGAATGCACAAGAAAATCGCGTTGAAGTTCCAAAATTTATCAATCCAAACGCAACGGCATCGTCGGTAAAGACGACAACAGTCCGCTCAATTCGGTTTTTAACAACGAGCGACTTCCCACCTTTTAATTTCATCGACCCATCAGGAAATCTTGACGGTTTTAATATTGGGTTGGCTCGAGAAATTTGTTTGGAGATCAAAGCCCGTTGCACCATGCAAGCTTTGCCTTGGGATGATTTGCAAAAGGCGTTAAAGCGGGGGCAGGGCGATGCAATTGTTGCTGGGCTTGCGCTGACAGATAGCACAATCAGAGAGCTTGCTTTCACAAAAACCTATTTGCGCTTTCCTGCACGGTTTTTTTCCAATGCAGCATTTGCTGAAACTTTTGGCGATTTTAAAACGCCAAAAGGATTAAAGATCGGCGTCGAAAAAGACACAGCCCATCAAGCCTTCTTAGAGCGGTTCTTCCCAGACAATGAATTGTTGCCTTTTGATAGTCAGGACGAGCTGAGAGCAGGTATTTTGAAGGGCTTGGTGCAGATCGGTTTTGCTGACGGAGTGCAGACTTCATTCTGGCTTCAAAGTGCCTCTGCTAAAGATTGCTGCACGTTCGTTGGTGGACCTTACATCAACACCGACTATTTCGGCAGCGGCCTTTCAATGGCTGTTCCAATTGGTCGGCAAGATTTGAAAGACACGTTGAATGACGCGTTGATCCGCTTAATGCGCAAAGGCAAATACTCAGAAATTTATCTGAAATATTTCCCAGTTAATTTTTTCTAA
- a CDS encoding TVP38/TMEM64 family protein, which yields MALDDTASNQPDTNKPKNSGGLAKRLVPLGVIVALLLVGYFSGVHTYLSLDTLSENKAALDAFVQDNFVLAMGSYLIIYIVAVSISFPGASFLTIAGGAIFGWLIGGTLTIFGATIGASIIFLVAKTSLGDFLAEKAGPRMSKLRDGFQKDAFNYLLTLRLAPVVPFWITNLAPAFFGMDLGRYALATFLGIIPGTYAYSFIGEQVGTSFEKDSNIVTNVTLGLAALAIASVVPLIVKYIRNRKNRSATDTSA from the coding sequence ATGGCTTTGGACGACACAGCTTCGAACCAACCTGACACAAATAAACCGAAAAATTCCGGTGGCTTAGCTAAGCGCCTGGTGCCACTTGGCGTCATCGTAGCCTTGCTTCTTGTTGGTTATTTTTCAGGTGTACATACTTATCTGTCGCTCGACACTTTGTCTGAAAACAAAGCTGCCCTTGATGCTTTTGTTCAAGACAATTTTGTTTTGGCAATGGGCTCATACCTCATTATCTACATTGTCGCCGTCTCGATCTCCTTTCCCGGCGCGAGCTTTTTGACAATTGCTGGCGGTGCAATTTTTGGCTGGCTAATTGGCGGGACATTGACAATTTTCGGCGCAACAATTGGTGCCTCAATCATCTTCCTTGTTGCCAAAACCTCGCTCGGCGATTTCCTTGCTGAAAAAGCAGGGCCGCGCATGTCTAAGCTTCGTGACGGTTTTCAAAAAGATGCTTTCAATTATCTTTTGACCCTACGCCTTGCCCCTGTCGTGCCGTTTTGGATTACTAATTTGGCACCGGCCTTTTTTGGCATGGACCTTGGCCGTTACGCCTTGGCGACCTTCTTGGGTATTATTCCAGGCACCTATGCTTACTCATTCATCGGCGAGCAAGTGGGTACCAGCTTTGAAAAAGACTCCAACATCGTCACCAATGTGACACTCGGCTTGGCAGCTCTTGCCATCGCCTCAGTGGTGCCGCTCATTGTGAAATATATCCGCAATCGCAAAAACCGATCAGCAACGGACACATCAGCGTAA
- a CDS encoding lysine--tRNA ligase, whose product MPNASTGALAPLTITPALVEAGRKSKAWPFEEARKLVKRLEQTGKKEALFETGYGPSGLPHIGTFGEVARTTMVRTAFRVLTEDKIPTRMICFSDDMDGMRKIPGNVPNQDMLAEHLNKPLTRVPNPFDSEHPSFAHHNNAKLCEFLDSFGFEYEFASATDYYTSGKFDDMLVKACEKYQDIMDVMLPTLGEERRATYSPILPISPTTGNVLYVPMKEVTADGMVTFEDEDGSDVTISVKGGNVKLQWKPDFGMRWAALDVDFEMFGKDHQINSNVYDKICRILGVRPPDHYVYELFLDDKGEKISKTKGNGISIDEWLSYASPESLSLFMFQKPRTAKRLYFDVIPKAVDEYFTFASKIAEADEVALLQNPAWHIHGGVAPAADMPISFSMLLNLVSASNAEDRETLWGFISSYAEGLTPETHPKLDELVGYAIRYFADFVKPTKKFRAPTDQERAAMEDLAGRLGKLPTDSAADVLQTEVFSVGKEHGFENLREWFQALYQVLLGQDQGPRFGSFIQLYGVEETMKLIEKGLAGDLLND is encoded by the coding sequence ATGCCGAATGCCAGCACAGGCGCTCTTGCCCCTTTGACCATTACGCCCGCTTTGGTTGAGGCTGGCCGGAAATCAAAAGCATGGCCGTTTGAAGAAGCGCGTAAACTGGTGAAACGACTTGAGCAAACAGGCAAGAAAGAAGCCTTGTTTGAAACAGGCTACGGCCCATCTGGCTTGCCGCATATTGGCACCTTTGGCGAGGTGGCTAGAACAACAATGGTGCGCACAGCGTTTCGTGTTTTGACAGAAGACAAAATCCCAACGCGGATGATTTGCTTTTCAGACGACATGGACGGCATGCGCAAAATACCGGGCAATGTTCCCAATCAAGACATGCTGGCTGAACATTTGAATAAGCCGCTGACCCGCGTACCCAATCCATTTGATAGCGAACACCCAAGTTTTGCTCATCACAACAACGCGAAACTTTGTGAGTTTCTTGATAGCTTCGGTTTTGAATATGAGTTTGCCAGTGCCACAGACTATTATACGTCTGGCAAATTTGACGACATGCTGGTGAAGGCGTGTGAAAAATACCAAGACATTATGGACGTGATGTTGCCAACACTCGGTGAAGAACGTCGGGCGACCTATTCGCCAATTTTGCCAATCTCGCCGACCACAGGCAATGTTTTATACGTGCCGATGAAAGAGGTGACGGCTGACGGCATGGTGACCTTTGAAGACGAAGATGGCAGCGATGTTACAATTTCGGTCAAAGGTGGCAATGTGAAGCTGCAATGGAAACCAGATTTCGGCATGCGCTGGGCAGCTCTTGATGTTGATTTTGAAATGTTCGGTAAAGACCACCAGATCAATTCCAACGTCTATGACAAAATTTGCCGCATCCTAGGTGTTCGTCCGCCAGATCATTATGTCTATGAGCTGTTCTTGGATGATAAAGGCGAGAAAATTTCAAAGACCAAAGGTAATGGCATCTCCATTGATGAATGGCTGTCTTATGCCTCTCCTGAAAGTCTCTCCCTGTTTATGTTCCAAAAGCCTCGGACAGCAAAACGGCTCTATTTTGATGTGATCCCGAAAGCCGTGGATGAGTATTTCACTTTTGCTTCCAAAATTGCAGAGGCTGATGAAGTGGCCTTGTTGCAAAACCCTGCGTGGCATATCCACGGTGGTGTCGCGCCTGCTGCAGACATGCCGATTAGCTTTTCGATGTTGCTAAATTTGGTATCCGCTTCCAACGCCGAAGACCGCGAAACACTTTGGGGCTTCATTTCAAGTTATGCAGAAGGCCTAACGCCTGAAACGCACCCCAAGCTGGATGAGCTTGTTGGATACGCCATTCGCTATTTTGCTGATTTCGTAAAGCCAACCAAAAAATTCCGCGCACCAACCGATCAAGAACGCGCTGCGATGGAAGATTTGGCAGGCCGTCTTGGAAAGCTACCCACAGATTCAGCCGCAGATGTGCTTCAAACAGAAGTGTTTTCTGTTGGCAAAGAGCATGGCTTTGAAAACTTGCGCGAATGGTTTCAAGCTCTTTATCAAGTGCTGCTTGGTCAAGATCAGGGCCCACGCTTTGGTTCCTTCATCCAGCTTTATGGGGTGGAAGAAACCATGAAGCTGATTGAAAAGGGCTTGGCTGGCGACCTATTAAACGACTAA